In Zingiber officinale cultivar Zhangliang chromosome 3B, Zo_v1.1, whole genome shotgun sequence, a single window of DNA contains:
- the LOC122055375 gene encoding novel plant SNARE 11-like codes for MDLSDISEELSRAEGQINDIFRALSNGFQKLDKIRDSNRRSRQLEELTDKMRECKRLIKEFERVMKEEENRNTHDTNKMLNERKQSMIKELNSYVALKKQHASENKRIDLFDVPDGGDVFGEENVLLASSMTNQQLMDHGNHMMDETDQTIERTKKVVEQTVNVGAETAAALKAQTEQMNRVVNDLDSIHFSIKKAGKLVKEIGRQVATDRCIMGMLFLIVMGVIAVIIVKLVHPNNKDILDIPGLAPPAARKLL; via the exons ATGGATTTGTCTGATATTAGCGAGGAGTTGTCCCGTGCGGAGGGGCAGATCAACGATATTTTTCGGGCATTATC AAATGGATTTCAGAAACTGGATAAGATCAGGGACTCCAACAGACGGAGTAGGCAATTAGAGGAACTGACTGACAAGATGAGGGAATGCAAGAG GCTCATCAAAGAGTTTGAAAGAGTCATgaaggaagaggaaaataggaataCCCATGACACAAACAAGATGCTGAATGAGAGGAAACAATCAATG attaaagaactaaactcatATGTTGCTCTGAAAAAGCA GCATGCAAGTGAAAATAAAAGGATTGATCTCTTTGATGTTCCTGATGGTGGTGATGTGTTTGGTGAAGAAAACGTTTTGTTGGCATCAT CTATGACCAATCAACAATTGATGGACCATGGAAACCATATGATGGATGAAACTGATCAGACTATAGAAAGGACAAAGAAG GTTGTTGAACAAACTGTCAATGTAGGAGCAGAAACAGCAGCTGCTCTGAAGGCTCAG ACTGAGCAAATGAATAGAGTTGTGAATGATCTGGATTCAATCCACTTTTCAATAAAGAAAGCTGGTAAACTTGTGAAAGAAATCGGCAGACAG GTTGCAACTGATCGGTGCATAATGGGGATGCTTTTCCTTATAGTGATGGGAGTCATTGCAGTTATAATTGTAAAG CTCGTGCATCCAAATAACAAAGACATTCTGGATATTCCTGGACTTGCTCCTCCAGCTGCCAGGAAACTTCTTTAA